A genome region from Mycolicibacterium litorale includes the following:
- a CDS encoding SDR family NAD(P)-dependent oxidoreductase, whose translation MTTNRTAIVIGAASGIGWATAQALAADGYRVVLADRNGDGARERAVTLGEPHASAYADVTDEDSVQRLFDQTGPVDAVVNCAGFSNVGLIVDMPVDQFREVVDVCLTGGFVVAKHAGRALREGGALVQISSLNGRQPASGMSAYCAAKAGLSMLTQVAALEMAPRGIRVNAVAPGFVHTPLTDPAASVPGVVEEYLENTPLGRAGQPEDVAAAVAFLCSPAASWMTGEVLDLNGGAHLKRYPDILGHVMKLAGA comes from the coding sequence ATGACCACCAACCGCACCGCCATCGTCATCGGCGCCGCCTCGGGTATCGGCTGGGCCACCGCGCAGGCGCTGGCGGCCGACGGCTACCGCGTCGTCCTGGCCGACCGCAACGGCGACGGCGCCCGTGAGCGTGCCGTCACTCTCGGCGAGCCCCACGCGTCGGCGTACGCCGACGTCACCGACGAGGATTCGGTGCAGCGCCTGTTCGACCAGACCGGCCCCGTCGACGCGGTGGTCAACTGCGCCGGGTTCAGCAACGTCGGCCTCATCGTGGACATGCCGGTCGACCAGTTCCGCGAGGTCGTCGACGTGTGCCTGACCGGAGGCTTCGTCGTCGCCAAACACGCAGGCCGGGCGTTACGCGAAGGTGGTGCGCTGGTACAGATCTCGTCGCTCAACGGCCGTCAGCCGGCCTCCGGGATGAGCGCGTACTGCGCGGCCAAGGCGGGCCTGTCGATGCTCACACAGGTGGCGGCGCTGGAGATGGCGCCGCGCGGCATCCGGGTCAACGCCGTCGCCCCCGGTTTCGTGCACACCCCGCTGACCGATCCGGCCGCCAGCGTGCCCGGCGTGGTCGAGGAGTACCTGGAGAACACCCCGCTGGGGCGGGCCGGCCAACCCGAGGACGTCGCGGCCGCCGTTGCCTTCCTCTGCTCCCCCGCGGCCTCGTGGATGACCGGTGAAGTGCTCGACCTCAATGGCGGCGCCCACCTCAAGCGGTATCCCGACATCCTCGGTCACGTGATGAAACTGGCGGGGGCATAG
- a CDS encoding DUF4245 domain-containing protein, with protein sequence MTVDPPQPERPAPDSTGPAPREAKPRLLQDGRDMFWSIAPLVVACIVLAGLLGMCSFQGRGPSEGPAPSYDAARALQADADALEIPIRLPELPEGWRANSGGRSGIEAGAVDPRTGQATRAVVSRTGYLAPSGKYLSLSQSNADEDQLVGSITPGLVPSGAQDVDGVSWVVYQGGEGVEPVWTTRLSGTAQVAITGAGSVEEFRTLAAATQKQQPLTAR encoded by the coding sequence ATGACCGTCGATCCCCCGCAGCCGGAGCGGCCCGCGCCGGATTCGACCGGTCCCGCGCCGCGGGAAGCCAAGCCGCGGCTGCTGCAGGACGGCCGGGACATGTTCTGGTCGATCGCACCGCTGGTGGTGGCGTGCATCGTGCTGGCGGGTCTGCTCGGCATGTGCTCGTTCCAGGGCCGCGGTCCGAGTGAGGGACCGGCACCGTCCTACGACGCGGCCCGCGCGCTGCAGGCCGACGCCGATGCGCTCGAGATCCCGATCCGGCTGCCCGAGCTGCCGGAGGGCTGGCGTGCGAACTCCGGCGGCCGCTCGGGCATCGAGGCGGGCGCGGTGGATCCGCGCACCGGACAGGCCACCCGCGCGGTGGTGTCGCGGACCGGCTACCTGGCGCCGAGCGGAAAGTACCTGAGCCTGAGCCAGAGCAACGCCGACGAAGACCAACTCGTCGGGTCCATCACCCCCGGCCTCGTGCCGTCCGGCGCGCAGGACGTGGACGGGGTGAGCTGGGTGGTCTACCAGGGCGGCGAGGGAGTGGAACCGGTCTGGACCACCCGACTGTCCGGAACCGCGCAGGTCGCGATCACCGGCGCCGGCAGCGTCGAGGAGTTCCGCACACTGGCCGCCGCGACGCAGAAGCAACAGCCACTGACCGCGAGGTAG
- a CDS encoding 3-beta-hydroxysteroid dehydrogenase: protein MGDASLTTELGRVLVTGGSGFVGANLVTALLERGHHVRSFDRAPSPLPAHPRLETLEGDICDPETVAAAVAGVDTVFHTAAIIDLMGGASVTEEYRRRSFAVNVGGTENLVRAAQAAGVKRFVYTASNSVVMGGKRIVAGDETLPYTERFNDLYTETKVVAEKYVLSANGVDGMLTCSIRPSGIWGRGDQTMFRKVFESVLAGHVKVLVGSKNVKLDNSYVHNLVHGFILAAEHLVPGGTAPGQAYFINDGEPINMFEFSRPVVEACGERYPRLRVPGRLVRFVMTVWQRLHFRFGLPKPPLEPLGVERVYLDNYFSIAKAERDLGYRPLFTTEQAMADCLPYYTELFEKMKAEKNTSPVAVVTAR from the coding sequence ATGGGTGATGCATCGTTGACGACCGAACTGGGCCGGGTGCTGGTGACGGGCGGCTCCGGCTTCGTGGGCGCGAACCTCGTCACAGCGCTGCTCGAGCGCGGCCACCATGTGCGCTCGTTCGACCGTGCGCCGTCCCCGCTGCCGGCGCATCCGCGGCTGGAGACCCTCGAGGGGGACATCTGCGATCCGGAGACCGTGGCCGCCGCTGTCGCCGGGGTCGACACCGTCTTCCACACCGCCGCGATCATCGACCTGATGGGGGGCGCCTCGGTCACCGAGGAGTACCGCAGGCGCAGCTTCGCGGTGAACGTGGGCGGCACCGAGAACCTCGTGCGGGCCGCACAGGCCGCCGGGGTGAAACGGTTCGTCTACACCGCGTCCAACAGCGTGGTGATGGGCGGTAAGCGCATCGTCGCCGGGGACGAGACCCTCCCGTACACCGAACGGTTCAACGACCTGTACACCGAGACCAAGGTCGTCGCCGAGAAGTACGTCCTGTCCGCCAACGGTGTCGACGGCATGCTGACGTGTTCGATCCGGCCGAGCGGCATCTGGGGCCGCGGCGACCAGACGATGTTCCGGAAGGTCTTCGAAAGCGTGCTGGCCGGCCACGTCAAGGTGCTGGTGGGCAGCAAGAACGTCAAACTCGACAACTCCTACGTGCACAACCTCGTGCACGGGTTCATCCTCGCCGCCGAGCACCTGGTGCCGGGCGGGACCGCGCCGGGGCAGGCGTATTTCATCAACGACGGCGAACCGATCAACATGTTCGAGTTCTCCCGCCCGGTCGTCGAGGCCTGCGGTGAGCGCTATCCGCGACTGCGGGTGCCGGGCCGGCTGGTGCGTTTCGTGATGACCGTGTGGCAGCGACTGCACTTCCGCTTCGGACTGCCCAAGCCGCCACTGGAACCCCTTGGCGTGGAACGGGTTTACCTCGACAACTACTTCTCCATCGCGAAGGCCGAGCGGGATCTCGGGTACCGGCCGCTGTTCACGACCGAGCAGGCCATGGCGGACTGCCTGCCCTACTACACGGAGTTGTTCGAGAAGATGAAGGCCGAGAAGAACACCTCACCGGTGGCCGTCGTCACGGCGCGGTGA
- a CDS encoding MgtC/SapB family protein — MLAVDLLTRVGLATLLGVAIGLERQWRSRMAGLQTMALVSTGSALYLILGAYSFPNADPTRVAAQIVTGIGFLGAGVIMKQGMSVTGLNTAATLWSTAAVGALAGAWLWREALASAVIVLAANLLLQPLAETMDRRKNWSGREHPPVDYLLTVVCRDDRDNDVRALLIRTVGDPRLTLTSMRSAPAGAGTVEIRVGLSAAARDDAVLEAAVGALAVDARIQAVQWSIPDEAAERFARP; from the coding sequence ATGTTGGCAGTCGACCTGCTCACCCGCGTCGGGCTGGCGACCCTGCTGGGTGTGGCGATCGGCTTGGAACGGCAGTGGCGCTCGCGCATGGCGGGTCTGCAGACCATGGCGTTGGTGAGCACGGGGTCCGCCCTCTATCTCATCCTCGGCGCCTACAGCTTCCCCAACGCCGACCCCACCCGTGTCGCGGCCCAGATCGTCACGGGGATCGGCTTTCTCGGCGCCGGAGTCATCATGAAGCAGGGCATGTCGGTGACCGGATTGAATACCGCCGCGACACTGTGGTCGACGGCCGCCGTCGGTGCGCTGGCCGGCGCGTGGCTGTGGCGTGAGGCTCTCGCGAGCGCCGTCATCGTTCTCGCCGCCAACCTGCTTCTGCAGCCGCTGGCCGAGACGATGGACCGGCGCAAGAACTGGAGCGGCAGAGAGCATCCGCCGGTGGACTATCTGCTGACGGTGGTCTGCCGCGACGACCGCGACAACGACGTCCGCGCGTTGCTGATCCGGACCGTCGGTGATCCGCGGCTGACGCTGACCTCCATGCGGTCGGCGCCGGCCGGGGCGGGGACAGTCGAGATCCGGGTGGGCCTGTCGGCCGCGGCACGCGACGACGCGGTGCTCGAGGCGGCGGTCGGTGCGCTCGCGGTCGACGCCCGCATCCAGGCGGTTCAGTGGAGCATTCCCGACGAAGCCGCCGAGCGGTTCGCCCGGCCCTGA
- the xseA gene encoding exodeoxyribonuclease VII large subunit, producing MTEAEQGKSPENPWPVRAVATRVAKYIDRLGMVWIEGQLTELKLRQTTAWMVLRDPAADMSLSVSCPRDLVANAPVPLSEGTQVIVLGKPQFYTRNGSFSLRISEIRAVGIGELLARIDRLRRLLDAEGLFDPRLKRPIPFLPGTIGLITGRASHAERDVMTVAANRWPAVRFAVRNTVVQGPNAVPQIVDALRELDRDRSVDVIVLARGGGSVEDLLPFSDETLCREIAACTTPVVSAVGHEPDNPLCDLVADVRAATPTDAAKRLVPDAAAEQAFVADLRHRSARALRHWVHREQHHLDQLRSRPVLARPLQAIDARADEVQRARSAARRDIRRMLTVESERVGHLAARLTTLGPAATLARGYAVVQTMPDAQVLRTTADAPAGTHLRIRVADGAITAVSEGADEAH from the coding sequence ATGACCGAGGCCGAGCAGGGCAAGTCCCCCGAGAACCCGTGGCCGGTCCGGGCGGTCGCCACCCGCGTCGCCAAGTACATCGACCGGCTCGGCATGGTCTGGATCGAGGGTCAGCTCACCGAGCTCAAGCTGCGCCAGACGACGGCGTGGATGGTGCTGCGTGACCCGGCCGCGGACATGTCGCTGTCGGTGAGCTGCCCGCGCGACCTGGTCGCCAACGCCCCCGTGCCGCTGTCGGAGGGCACTCAGGTGATCGTCCTGGGCAAGCCGCAGTTCTACACCCGCAACGGTTCGTTCAGCCTGCGGATCAGCGAGATCCGCGCGGTCGGGATCGGCGAACTGCTGGCCCGGATCGACCGGCTGCGCCGACTCCTCGACGCGGAGGGCCTGTTCGATCCCCGGCTCAAACGGCCCATCCCGTTCCTGCCCGGCACCATCGGGCTGATCACCGGTCGCGCCAGCCATGCCGAGCGCGACGTGATGACCGTGGCGGCCAACCGGTGGCCCGCAGTCCGGTTCGCCGTACGCAACACCGTCGTGCAGGGCCCCAACGCCGTCCCGCAGATAGTGGATGCGCTCCGCGAGCTCGACCGGGACCGCAGTGTGGACGTCATCGTGCTGGCCCGCGGCGGCGGGAGCGTGGAGGATCTGCTGCCGTTCTCCGACGAGACGCTGTGCCGGGAGATCGCCGCGTGCACCACGCCGGTGGTGAGCGCCGTGGGTCACGAACCCGACAATCCGCTGTGCGATCTGGTCGCCGACGTGCGCGCGGCCACCCCCACCGACGCCGCCAAACGCCTGGTGCCCGACGCCGCCGCCGAGCAGGCGTTCGTCGCCGACCTGCGGCACCGCAGCGCCCGGGCGCTGCGCCACTGGGTGCACCGCGAGCAGCACCACCTCGACCAGTTGCGCAGCAGGCCGGTGCTGGCCCGTCCGCTGCAGGCGATCGACGCGCGTGCCGACGAGGTGCAACGCGCCCGGTCCGCGGCGCGCCGGGACATCCGACGCATGCTGACGGTCGAGTCCGAACGCGTCGGCCACCTCGCGGCCCGGCTGACGACGCTCGGCCCCGCCGCGACGCTGGCGCGCGGATACGCGGTGGTCCAGACCATGCCCGATGCGCAGGTGCTCCGGACGACCGCCGATGCGCCCGCGGGCACGCATCTGCGCATCCGGGTCGCCGACGGTGCGATCACAGCGGTGAGCGAGGGAGCCGATGAAGCCCATTAG
- a CDS encoding dienelactone hydrolase family protein, giving the protein MTAPKPNVAAGAAPAADLSGWTAEPFTAAGYTHDVYRKGDGPGVVLIPEMPGLHPHVLALGNHLVDSGFTVAAPSLFGTPGAPAMRPGMAPVLLKGCVSKEFAAFATNADRPVAHYLRALARDLNARTPGKGVGVIGQCFTGGFALAAAVDDSVLAPVLSQPSLPLPLTGRHKRDPGLSEGELRIIERRAADDGLCALGLRFSQDWMSPRERFSTLKSRLGDAFEVIEIDSTKGNPHGISPNAHSVLTDQIREVDGHPAYEARKRVVAFLTERLTGA; this is encoded by the coding sequence ATGACCGCACCGAAGCCGAATGTCGCCGCCGGAGCGGCTCCGGCAGCCGACCTGAGCGGGTGGACCGCCGAGCCGTTCACCGCGGCCGGCTACACCCACGACGTCTACCGCAAGGGTGACGGCCCCGGTGTGGTGCTCATCCCGGAGATGCCGGGGCTGCACCCCCACGTGCTGGCCCTGGGCAACCACCTCGTGGACAGCGGGTTCACGGTCGCGGCGCCGTCGCTGTTCGGCACGCCCGGGGCGCCTGCCATGCGGCCCGGTATGGCGCCGGTGCTGCTCAAGGGATGTGTGTCGAAGGAGTTCGCCGCGTTCGCGACCAACGCCGACCGCCCGGTGGCGCACTACCTGCGGGCGCTGGCCCGCGACCTCAACGCGCGCACGCCGGGTAAGGGCGTCGGGGTGATCGGGCAGTGCTTCACCGGCGGTTTCGCGCTGGCCGCCGCCGTCGACGACAGTGTGCTCGCCCCGGTGCTCAGCCAGCCGTCGCTGCCGCTGCCCCTGACCGGCAGGCACAAACGCGACCCCGGCCTGTCCGAAGGCGAACTGCGGATCATCGAGCGCCGTGCCGCCGATGACGGGTTGTGCGCCCTCGGGCTGCGGTTCAGCCAGGACTGGATGTCGCCGCGCGAGCGGTTCAGCACGCTCAAGTCGCGGCTGGGCGACGCCTTCGAGGTCATCGAGATCGACTCGACGAAGGGCAATCCGCACGGCATCTCGCCGAACGCGCATTCGGTGCTGACCGATCAGATCCGCGAGGTCGACGGCCACCCCGCCTACGAGGCGCGCAAACGCGTCGTCGCATTCCTCACCGAGCGGCTGACCGGGGCGTAG
- a CDS encoding HAD family hydrolase yields the protein MLEHWIDGPTKSAIADFVAHAVTDIAPEDRVAVFDNDGTLWCEKPAYIQLDFVVRRLAEKAAGDPALRSQQPYRAAAEGDLAWFGGAITKHYRGDDSDLELLAVAGLSLHVSMTVDEYAARVAEFFAHAEHPTLGRPYRECTYAPMVSLLRHLEAHHFTCYVVSGGGRDFMRPVTGALYGIPPERVIGSAQGLSFDGTGDLVIQPTLDVFDDGPEKPVQIWSRIGRRPIVAVGNSNGDDEMLRYCRGLRLLVHHDDADREFAYTAGAERALEHAHAQGWTVISMRDDWATVFGA from the coding sequence GTGCTCGAACACTGGATCGACGGGCCCACGAAGTCGGCGATCGCCGACTTCGTCGCACACGCGGTCACCGACATCGCACCCGAGGATCGCGTCGCGGTCTTCGACAACGACGGCACCCTGTGGTGTGAAAAGCCGGCCTACATCCAGCTCGACTTCGTCGTGCGGCGGCTGGCCGAGAAGGCCGCCGGTGATCCGGCGCTGCGCTCACAGCAGCCGTACCGAGCGGCCGCCGAGGGTGACCTCGCCTGGTTCGGCGGCGCCATCACCAAGCACTACCGGGGCGACGACAGCGATCTCGAATTGCTTGCCGTGGCCGGTCTCTCACTGCACGTGTCGATGACGGTCGACGAGTACGCGGCCCGGGTCGCGGAGTTCTTCGCCCACGCCGAGCACCCGACTCTCGGCCGACCGTACCGCGAATGCACCTACGCGCCGATGGTCTCGCTGCTGCGCCATCTCGAAGCGCACCACTTCACGTGCTACGTCGTCTCCGGTGGTGGACGCGATTTCATGCGGCCGGTCACCGGCGCGCTCTACGGCATCCCGCCCGAGCGGGTGATCGGCAGTGCACAGGGATTGTCGTTCGACGGCACCGGCGACCTGGTCATCCAGCCGACCCTCGACGTCTTCGACGACGGGCCCGAGAAGCCCGTCCAGATCTGGAGCCGCATCGGTCGGCGTCCGATCGTCGCGGTCGGCAACTCCAACGGCGACGACGAGATGCTCCGGTACTGCCGCGGCCTACGGCTCCTGGTGCACCACGACGACGCGGACCGCGAATTCGCCTACACCGCAGGGGCCGAGCGCGCCCTCGAGCACGCCCACGCTCAGGGCTGGACCGTGATCAGCATGCGCGACGACTGGGCGACCGTCTTCGGTGCCTGA
- a CDS encoding lipid droplet-associated protein, with protein MATAPYGVRLLVGAAVTAVEETRKLPHTILMYPMTVASQVASIVIHLQQNLADLVNKGDETLETLFPPKDEQAAWATFDEDDADSSAPSTDGDRRTEGRFALYSTGEPETTGSDEPSTGKQASAATDTPAIVTEMDYESLTLAQLRARLPSLSVDDLEALLAYEGATRSRAPFQTLLANRITRANAK; from the coding sequence ATGGCTACTGCACCCTATGGGGTTCGTCTGCTGGTCGGCGCTGCCGTCACCGCGGTCGAGGAGACCCGCAAGCTGCCACACACGATCCTGATGTATCCGATGACGGTGGCCAGCCAGGTCGCCAGCATCGTGATCCATCTGCAGCAGAATCTCGCCGACCTGGTGAACAAGGGCGACGAGACGCTGGAGACGCTGTTCCCGCCCAAGGACGAACAGGCCGCGTGGGCCACGTTCGACGAGGACGACGCCGATTCGTCCGCACCGTCCACCGACGGAGACCGGCGCACCGAGGGGCGCTTTGCGCTGTACTCCACCGGTGAACCCGAGACGACGGGCTCCGACGAGCCGAGTACCGGCAAGCAGGCGTCCGCGGCGACCGACACGCCGGCGATCGTCACCGAGATGGATTACGAGTCGCTGACGCTTGCGCAGCTGCGGGCCCGGCTGCCGTCGCTGAGCGTCGACGACCTCGAGGCGCTGCTCGCCTACGAGGGCGCGACCCGCTCGCGCGCACCGTTCCAGACCCTGCTGGCGAACCGGATCACCCGCGCCAACGCCAAGTGA
- a CDS encoding SDR family NAD(P)-dependent oxidoreductase encodes MDFAGKHAIVTGAGSGIGAALCRALAAAGADVLCTDIDPVAAEATARGLGARWAHLDVTDAVAVQRTVDEVVARAGRLDLMFNNAGISWGGDTELLTLDQWNAIIDINIRGVVHGVVAAYPQMISQGHGHIVNTASMAGLTAAGLVTSYVMTKHAVVGLSLALRSEAAAHGIGVLAVCPGAVETPILDKGAIGGFVGRNYYLGTKGMSTAYDADRLARDTLRAVTRNKAILVKPRQAHAAWLFARAAPGLMQRMAARFVSEQRAGQRAVDAG; translated from the coding sequence GTGGATTTCGCGGGCAAGCACGCGATCGTCACCGGCGCCGGCTCAGGGATCGGCGCGGCACTGTGCCGGGCGCTGGCCGCGGCGGGCGCCGACGTGCTGTGTACCGACATCGACCCCGTCGCCGCCGAGGCCACCGCGCGCGGATTGGGCGCCCGGTGGGCGCACCTGGACGTGACCGACGCCGTCGCCGTCCAGCGCACCGTCGACGAGGTGGTGGCCCGCGCCGGGCGGCTGGACCTGATGTTCAACAACGCCGGCATCTCCTGGGGCGGTGACACCGAACTGCTCACGCTCGACCAGTGGAACGCGATCATCGACATCAACATCCGCGGGGTCGTCCACGGTGTGGTGGCGGCGTACCCGCAGATGATCAGTCAGGGGCACGGCCACATCGTCAACACCGCCTCGATGGCCGGTCTGACCGCGGCCGGCCTGGTCACCAGCTACGTGATGACCAAACACGCCGTCGTCGGCCTGTCGCTGGCGCTGCGGTCCGAGGCCGCGGCACACGGCATCGGTGTGCTCGCGGTGTGCCCCGGGGCGGTGGAGACACCGATCCTCGACAAGGGCGCCATCGGCGGCTTCGTCGGCCGCAACTACTACCTTGGCACCAAGGGCATGTCGACCGCCTACGACGCCGACCGGCTCGCCCGCGACACCCTGCGGGCCGTCACCCGCAACAAGGCGATCCTGGTCAAACCCCGGCAGGCCCACGCCGCTTGGCTTTTCGCGCGTGCCGCCCCCGGACTGATGCAGCGCATGGCCGCCCGGTTCGTCAGCGAGCAGCGGGCAGGGCAGCGGGCGGTCGACGCGGGATAG
- a CDS encoding arylsulfatase gives MPNGKPNILVIWGDDIGITNLSCYSDGLMGYRTPNIDRIAAEGMRFTDSYGEQSCTAGRAAFISGQSVYRTGMSKVGVPGAPIGWAAEDPTIAELLKPHGYATGQFGKNHFGDLNRHLPTVHGFDEFFGNLYHLNAEEEPEQFDYPHKDQFPRLYELALPRGVLKCKATEEVSSEPDHERFGPVGKQAIEDTGPLTAKRMETIDDDIADATVDYIRRQHDEGNPFFVWCNFTHMHLYTHVKDGSRGQAGRWQSEYHDAMVDHDRNVGTVLDVLDELGIADDTIVVYSTDNGPHRNSWPDGGTTPFRSEKNTNWEGAFRVPELIRWPGRIAAGSVSNEIIQHHDWLPTFLAAAGDPDIVESLKKGHRIGDTEYRVHIDGFNMLPYLTGQEEHSPRRGIFYFSDDGDLVAMRFENWKAVFLEQRCPGTLQVWAEPFTHLRVPKLFNLRTDPYEYADITSNTYYEWFLRHDFFVFYMTAMATAFLETFKEFPPRHEPASFTVDQAVKKLEDFLAAD, from the coding sequence ATGCCGAACGGGAAGCCGAACATCCTCGTCATCTGGGGTGACGACATCGGCATCACGAACCTCAGTTGCTACAGCGACGGCCTGATGGGTTACCGCACCCCGAACATCGACCGCATCGCGGCCGAGGGGATGCGCTTCACCGATTCCTACGGTGAGCAGAGTTGCACCGCAGGCCGGGCCGCCTTCATCAGCGGACAGAGCGTGTACCGGACCGGCATGAGCAAGGTGGGTGTGCCCGGCGCGCCGATCGGTTGGGCCGCAGAGGATCCGACGATCGCCGAACTGCTCAAGCCGCACGGCTATGCGACCGGTCAGTTCGGGAAGAACCACTTCGGTGACCTGAACAGGCACCTGCCGACCGTGCACGGTTTCGACGAATTCTTCGGCAACCTGTATCACCTCAACGCCGAAGAGGAACCGGAGCAGTTCGACTATCCGCACAAAGATCAGTTCCCACGGCTGTACGAACTGGCATTGCCCCGCGGGGTGCTCAAATGCAAAGCCACCGAGGAGGTTTCGAGCGAGCCCGACCACGAGCGGTTCGGCCCGGTCGGCAAGCAGGCCATCGAGGACACCGGCCCGCTGACCGCCAAGCGCATGGAGACCATCGACGACGACATCGCCGATGCCACCGTGGACTACATCCGTCGCCAGCACGACGAGGGCAATCCGTTCTTCGTGTGGTGCAACTTCACCCACATGCACCTCTACACCCACGTCAAAGATGGCAGCCGCGGCCAGGCCGGGCGCTGGCAGTCGGAGTACCACGACGCGATGGTCGACCACGACCGCAATGTCGGCACCGTCCTCGACGTGCTGGACGAACTCGGGATCGCCGACGACACGATCGTCGTCTACTCCACCGACAACGGCCCGCACCGCAACAGCTGGCCGGACGGCGGCACCACACCGTTCCGCAGCGAGAAGAACACCAACTGGGAGGGCGCATTCCGGGTGCCCGAGCTCATCCGGTGGCCGGGGAGGATCGCAGCGGGTTCGGTGTCGAACGAGATCATCCAGCACCACGACTGGCTGCCGACGTTCCTGGCCGCGGCCGGCGATCCGGACATCGTCGAGAGTCTCAAGAAGGGCCACCGAATCGGTGACACCGAGTACCGGGTGCACATCGACGGCTTCAACATGCTGCCCTACCTCACCGGGCAGGAGGAGCACAGCCCGCGGCGTGGGATCTTCTACTTCTCCGACGACGGTGATCTGGTCGCCATGCGTTTCGAAAACTGGAAGGCGGTGTTCCTCGAGCAGCGCTGCCCCGGCACGCTGCAGGTGTGGGCCGAGCCGTTCACCCATCTGCGCGTACCGAAGCTGTTCAACCTGCGCACCGACCCGTACGAGTACGCCGACATCACGTCGAACACCTACTACGAGTGGTTCCTGCGCCACGACTTCTTCGTCTTCTACATGACGGCCATGGCGACAGCGTTTCTCGAGACCTTCAAGGAGTTCCCGCCGCGCCACGAGCCGGCGAGCTTCACCGTCGACCAGGCCGTCAAGAAGCTCGAAGATTTCCTGGCCGCGGATTAG
- a CDS encoding AI-2E family transporter: protein MSTGDERAPDDSDAGLTQSQKRALAVCTLLAIAFGAYFLRGFFILVVVAAVAAYLFAPLYERLQRRLGTGLSATLTLLAAILTVIIPVSLVVFLAIIEITQMVTTVSQWMETTDVSTLGDRALEMVNNLAAKVPYLDIHVTPDTLRDGVVTVSQRVGEWLLAVLQGALGGVIGAVAASIIFLYVFLSLLTKRERVRTLIRQLNPLGEEITDIYLSKTGAMVRGTVMGQFVIAMVQGVAGAISIYVAGFHEGVFFFAVILSALSVIPLGSGVVTIPFGVGMAVFGNVVGGVFVVLFHLIVVTNIDNFLRPILVPKAARLDPALMLLAVFSGIAMFGFWGIVLGPVLMIIIVTTIGVYLAVYKGVPLDPPEDDEPRRPAKPRWWRWLRARLGRGGATPRSAAR, encoded by the coding sequence GTGTCGACGGGAGATGAGCGGGCGCCGGACGACAGCGATGCCGGCCTGACCCAGTCCCAGAAGCGCGCGCTCGCGGTGTGCACCCTGCTCGCCATCGCGTTCGGCGCGTATTTCCTGCGCGGGTTCTTCATCCTCGTCGTGGTCGCCGCCGTCGCCGCCTATCTGTTCGCCCCGCTCTACGAACGCTTGCAGCGACGGCTCGGCACCGGCCTGTCGGCGACGTTGACGCTGCTGGCAGCGATCCTCACCGTGATCATCCCCGTCAGCCTCGTGGTGTTCCTGGCCATCATCGAGATCACGCAGATGGTCACGACGGTGAGCCAGTGGATGGAAACGACCGACGTCAGCACCCTCGGGGACCGGGCGCTCGAGATGGTCAACAACCTCGCCGCAAAAGTGCCCTACCTCGACATCCACGTCACCCCGGACACCCTGCGCGACGGGGTGGTCACCGTGTCCCAGCGCGTCGGCGAATGGCTGCTCGCCGTGCTGCAGGGCGCGCTCGGCGGGGTGATCGGCGCGGTCGCGGCGTCGATCATCTTCCTGTACGTCTTCCTCTCGCTGCTCACCAAGCGGGAACGGGTGCGCACGCTGATCCGTCAGCTCAACCCGCTGGGCGAGGAGATCACGGACATCTACCTGTCCAAGACCGGCGCGATGGTGCGCGGCACCGTGATGGGCCAGTTCGTCATCGCGATGGTCCAGGGGGTGGCGGGCGCGATCTCGATCTACGTCGCCGGCTTCCACGAGGGCGTCTTCTTCTTCGCCGTGATCTTGAGCGCGCTGTCGGTGATCCCGCTGGGCAGCGGCGTGGTCACGATCCCGTTCGGCGTCGGGATGGCGGTGTTCGGCAACGTGGTCGGCGGAGTCTTCGTCGTGCTGTTCCACCTCATCGTCGTCACGAACATCGACAACTTCCTGCGCCCGATCCTCGTCCCCAAGGCGGCGCGCCTCGACCCGGCGCTGATGCTGCTCGCGGTCTTCTCGGGCATCGCGATGTTCGGCTTCTGGGGCATCGTGCTCGGCCCGGTGCTGATGATCATCATCGTCACCACGATCGGCGTGTATCTGGCGGTGTACAAGGGCGTTCCGCTCGACCCGCCGGAGGACGACGAACCGCGCCGACCCGCCAAACCGCGGTGGTGGCGGTGGCTGCGGGCACGGCTCGGGCGCGGCGGCGCTACGCCCCGGTCAGCCGCTCGGTGA
- a CDS encoding exodeoxyribonuclease VII small subunit — MKPISEMGYEEARDELVAVVQQLEQGGLDLDTSLKLWERGEELARCCDEHLAGARQRIETALGERDADDE, encoded by the coding sequence ATGAAGCCCATTAGTGAAATGGGGTACGAGGAGGCGCGCGACGAACTGGTCGCCGTCGTGCAGCAGCTCGAGCAGGGCGGCCTCGACCTCGACACATCGCTGAAACTGTGGGAGCGCGGCGAAGAGCTGGCCCGATGCTGTGACGAACATTTAGCTGGCGCCCGCCAGCGCATCGAAACCGCACTGGGTGAGCGCGACGCCGACGACGAATGA